DNA sequence from the Nicotiana tomentosiformis chromosome 3, ASM39032v3, whole genome shotgun sequence genome:
cacgtataaattcaactataccattttacgggtaaacagtgtATTGTCTCTTGTTTTTGTCTTTAAAGTCTTCTTTTATGCTTGATTTTCCGAGCTTGAATTTTTATGGAACTTTCCTTTTGTACATTTCCTAGCGGGATAAGGTCCAAAATTGCCCCTCTAGTATGGTATATTGTTTACTTCTGCTACCCGTTATACTTTTTGTCCAATCTAGCCCCTACTGTTAATCAAGTTTTAAAAATTACCTCTAACCCTAACGTTTTGACACTGTGGCAGTGGACCCCCTCAATTTTATCCATGTCAGCTGCCATGTCATCGACCCCACCAAATTAAAACCCCACAGACCCATTACATTCCTCAGCCTTCAATGTCGCAAGGAAGCTGTTCTTCCTAAATTAGGTGTCGTTGTGGTATCATTGCAAACTACTTCACTTCAATGACTCCATTAAACCCTGGAAGGAGATTTTAGGTTAGTGATTATCTAACAAAAGCTCTAAATTATTATCAGTTTGCTCTAAATTATAGTCTAATAATAAAGATCTTAGTTTCTTCTCTGTTTTTTTTGTCTTCGACAGAATCGTTCTTGTGGTTATTTTGAATGGGAAGATGAAATCTCCTTGAACAGTGATTTGGTTACAACTAAAGATCTAACATTGTCTTGGGAATCAATTAAAAATGATAGGGATAAATTGAAACAAGAATTAATTACCATAGAGGCTCTACACCAAGCTGAAGCTGTAAAAGTAATAAAATTGGAAGAGAAGGTTTTGAAGACGAGGATGATGCTTATGATTTTATGGGCACTTTTTGTTGGATTTGTTGCGGCGTCGATGATAAATTAAATGTTGGTGAATCTTGTTGATGTATATTGTTGTGATAGTTTTTTTTAGTGAATATGTTTTGTTTTCAGTTTTCTTCTCGTTTGAAATTGGAAGAGAAGGTGTTATGTATGTTGTTTTGAGCCGTTTACATTAGATAATGTAATCTTAGTTAATGTAATTCCAATATTTATGTATTTTGTGTATGTATTCGAGGGAACCGATTGTGATGAACCTGCTATATTATTAGTTGATGTTATGGGATGATGAATATAGCAGTTACAAAAGCACACAAATTGTATGTGTTGAAGGCATTGTCTCTGTCAAAATCTGGACAGTTTTTAATGGTGATGAACCTGCAGATTCCTAAATCTTTGACAATGAAGAGGTTGGACAACATCTATAACAATGAAACGAACACTTAAACCATTCATAAACTAATAGTTGGACAATGAATAACAATGAAACGAACACTTAAATTCATAAACTAATAGTTGCTTCATCACAAGGGGGTGTCACATTAACATCCCAAAATAATATCACAACCAAGTGACAACATAACATCCAAGTTTCCCCAACTAAACAGTCAAACTACATAAACCCCAAACAAGGGGATGTCACATTATCACCATAAAAACTTACACAACCAAGTGATAACATGACATCCGAGTGAACAGGTCACTAACTAAACAATCACACAACCAAAAATAACATGTTTACTTGGCTAACAGTAATTACATcacaacaaaaaatatataaccATAATAGAGTTCAATAGCTCCACATTCCAGAACACCAGATTGCATTAAGTCTGCTTCTTCCCATTACCCTTCTTTGCTTTCAACTTGGCCAATCTTTGTTTGTTAAGATGGTTACCAGTAATAGCATTTTTTTTCCTTCCATTGCAGCTTCTTTGGTGAGAATGCAAGATTTGATGGCTCACTCACACTGCAGCTTCCAGATAGCATTTTTTTCCCTTTAATTGTAGCCTAGTCTTTGCCTCAGAGATACTTTTTGGCCTTATAGCTATTTCAGGCTCTATATCAATGTCTGGGTAGTCGAAGTCTGGGAAGGCACTGCAGCTTGGTTCTTTCCTCTGCACTGAAGGGGTTGGCATAAACAACAAGTTGCTGGATTGACTTATTTGAGTAGGATGACTTGGCTGAGGGGCTAACAAAGGAATTTCCTCATTAGTGACTTCTTGTGGCACTGGTGCAGGAGAGGGAGATCTGGGTTGTTTATCATCAGTAGCTTCATCAAGTAAAGTTCTCTTCCTTTTTGTCTGCTTTCCCTTCATCTTGCCTCCAATGGGCTGCTTTCCTTTAGAATGCTGTTAGTAAGAAAGAAAGATTTTAATAGATGTTGAAAGAAAAAGAATGATAGAAAAAGTTATAGTATTGATTACCTTTGTACATCCTCTAGCATTGTGTCCAAGTTCACCACAGTTGTTACATGTTATTACCCTCCCTTTCCTTGACTGAGACCATTGCCCTTGCCTATTAAttttctcattcttttctcttgtTCTCTTAACCTTTGGTCTCCCAGCCATAGTTACCAAAGGAGTTGGAGCCATGTATTATGAAAGGTCAATTTTTCAGAACTTTTCCCCTCTTATTGGTTGTAACTTATGTGAATAAGTTAGGAGATAAGCCTCTTTGGTAAGGTACCAATGAATCTGACTTAGAGGATCCACTTTCTTGTGCAATAACGCACAGATTTCATGAGGACATGGAATGCCACAAATATCCCATGCCCTGCAGGTACATTTCTTTAACCTCAGATTCACAACATGCCTGTCACTACTTTAAGTCACCTCATGTCCATTGTCTGCATTGCCATTAATATGACACTTCAATGCAATCCTCATGAATTGGTTGTACAACTCCATGGTTTTGGGACTGTACTCATTTCCCCATGTCATCACCTCAGCTTCGTGTTCATTTATCATGTTCATCACCTTGATTCTAATATCCTCAAGCATCTTAATGATTGGCTTGTGCCTTGCTTGCAAGATCCATGCATTGAATGACTCAGTCAAGTTTTTGTCCACAGACTGGTTCTTGCAAACAGTATCAAAGAATGCCCTACTCCAATATTTTGGTGGATACTTTAACAAATCCTCAACTACACCAATTTACTTCTATATGTCTTACATAGAATCTGAAGTGTGACTCAGGAAGAACAGTTTGGATTGAGTCAATCAACCCCTACAAATATCAGTAAATATCATCAAATAACAGTACAAAAAAACTAAGAAAACAGCTGAAAATAACAGTACAAAGAAATATTATATACCTTCTGCATATCTGATATAAATGTGATCCCTTTACCCATTTTGAGGTCTAGTAAAGTCTGCATGTGACCTAAGAACCACTTCCAAGTAAGTTTTGTTTCTTTATCAATAATAGCCCAAGCCAATAGATAAAAATGATTGGCAGAATCTTGACCAACAACTACCAAGAGCTGACCTTTGGCTTTCCCTTTTAAAAATGTTCCATCCAATCCAATGAAAGGTCTCAAACCATTCTTAAACCCAAACTTCATTGCTTGAAAACAAATATACATCCTTAAAAACCTCCTTATGCCTTCTTCAAGAGCATCTTTTGATAAGTTAATTATCACATCACTCCCAGGATTGCTAAGTTTCAGTTCATTGGTATAGGCAACAAGCTTATTATATTCATCTGAAAAACTATCTTCAAGTTTCTCCAAAATCATTTTCTTTGCCCTTTTGCACTTAGATTCACTAACATTTACATTAAATGCAGCTTTCAAGCTTGCCCTTATCTATTTAACTTAAATTTTGGGATTATCTTGTAAGTCTTTTTTAAAGTAAGCAGCTATTATATTTGCATCAACTCTTTGATTTTCAAATGCAGGTTCACGTGTGCTCAGGCTCTAAAGTCTTGAATTTAACCCCATCTCTGAAGAGTCTTTAGATATATGACAAACAAAGGGGCAGTCACCAACACAGATGTACCTAAGCCTTGCTAGGCCACTTTTAACTTGCTGCAAGTCATATCCATTTGCAAGAGAATACATGTTGATCATTTTTCTAGTTTCAGGTATATCTTTAAATGTCATTGACTTATCTAACTCTTTATAGTCAGTTAACTTATCATTGATGTCCCTCTTCTTTTGTAAAAAAAGTTGCTCCAATCCATCAGAAGTTAATTCGGGAGAATCAGGAGAATCAGAATTATTTTTCTCAGTTTCATTATCACTACAAACAGTAGCAGCTTCAACTTCAACTGTGTGTGACTCACTGTGAGTGACTATATTAGGTACATCAATTTCTGGTTCACACTCTTCTACATCAAACAAATTAATAACATTACACTGTTCACTAACAAAGTCCAATAAAGTCCTAATCCCAACATCCCCATCTATTTCATAGTATCTACCAGCAAGACCCTTTACTATTAGTTGTTTCACCCCTATATACCCAAATTTGGTATCATATTCATCAACTAAATAAGCATAAGAGAGCAAGTCAGAGTCATAACCTTTATTGATGTGCACATACTTCTCTTTATACAACAGACGTGGCTTACTAGTCCATTCTCCACCATGATGAAAAACTAAGTCAACTAGCACCATCTATAGAAGACTGCATAGTAACCATGAATAAAGTTATTCCAGCCTACCATAGCAAATGCATAAAGAAGTAACAAAGACAAGAGGtacagaaataataaataaacatGTAAGGGAAAGCTTGAATAAACAAAAGAGGGGATAAATAAAGGGAATAAGGAAAAGGTACAGAGCTAGATGAATAAAGAAACAAAATTGAATGAGGTACTATGATAAAGGAGCGGACACAAGCATGCATATGGGGGACCACATAATAAAGTATCAAACTTAGAGTCCCACCTCAATAAAATAAGCACAAAATATATCTGTAAGAGACCCACATGAACATCATCTTCTAAGTAAATGCAGGTGGAACATGAGACCAAATAACAATAAGTCGGCTATTAACAAATACTTCAAATCCTTTTTCAGTTAAAAAACCAACCATATGCGACCCTTCTTAAAAAAACAAAAGGGACCACACATACTTGAAATCCTAAACAGAGAAAGTTCTTCTAAAACAAAGTAATAATAAACCAAATATCATCAATTCCAACCAATATATCCTAACCGACCAACAGAAACAGACAAATAATTAGGGTATAAAGTTGAAAGTCACATGCAAACACAAATAACGATAAAAACACAGACAAAGTAAAACCCTAAACGACAAATCACATATATGAGCACATAACAGTGAAATCCCTAAACCACGAAGCATAATATAAAAACCCTAACTTTAACAGAAAAGAAATACTAACCCTAAGACAAAAATGCTTCATTTATAAACAACAACCATATGAAACTAGCAGAAAAGTTCAGATTTTGAGGGAAAATCTTACCTTGGACAGCATTAAACACTGAAAATAGAGGATTTTCTTTTGAACCTTCCACACTCTTCTCTCTCGTTTCTATCGAACGTATGTAGACCAAATGACCCTCTTTGTCAATTTAGACAGGTCTAACTTATTTATTTAGTGGGCAAACGGGTCACGGGTCACGGGTGGGTGACGGGGAAATTGAGGAGGTCAACTGCCACAATGTCAAAACGTTAGGGTTAgggataatttttaaaacttgATTAACGGTAGGGGCTAGTTTGGACAAAAAGTACAATGGGTGGCAGAAGTAAATAATATACCATAGTAAAGGGGCAATTTTGGACCTTTTCCCTTTCCTAGCTGACTCAATTTCTTTACATATTTATTTTTCTACCTATACGGGAACTTTTCAGCCTTCAATCTCCAAATCTCCTTCTTGTGCAAAACAATCTAGATCAGTGGATATTTATATGGGATGACTACATATATATGTCCATTCCGTGATTTTGAGGGTTACTATTTTTTCACTTGATTAAATTTTAATGTAAATTTGTTACCATCAAAACAATTAGAGATGTGAAACCCTTAAGACTAACAAATTATTCAGAACATTTCACTCGCTAATCGAGCTGCTTGCTTTTCTTTTCAGTTTTCTATTTTCCCTATGGGAGATCCCGGGAAAGCAAAACTTCAATTCACAAAATGAAAGAATGCACAAATAAATACGAGAAGACATAATGTAGGTAGTAATTGATCGAGTGTTTATTTATTAATTGAATATGGGAACAGTACATACAGTGAACTAGTACAAAAAAAGAAAGTTCATAAAAGTCTTGATAGTGTATTTTTCATCCAAGAACCATAGATTTGCTCTGATCCCGCTATAGATTACGTGCCTCTGTGAACAAGAACAAGACAAAGATGCAAACTACTCCAACACATGCCTTAATTAACATTATCCTTTTCAAAAAAGATTACACTGCCACTTGAGCAAATGCCTCGTAACATAGTTGAGGAATGGCAAAATatataacttgtgctccaaatatttctttagtcctaATAAGAtttaactatataatatatttttcaacaaaataacataatagtATGAGATAAGTCCTagtattatactaaaatattcaataacaaagataataaaattacataaagcaaatattgctaattattaagccataataaaaattaacataatcttaaaatattatataggtcatgctaaaataagtatagctaataaatatattaattacataactaagcactaaagaaaaagataaactaagttatgcattttcattataaaccaatgtaaaactaaaatatagatatccaacactatcatCACTCCTAGTGTTGAATtgtatttcttttgttagcattagtattgatttgaactttgtttgagttactacatgtataggctataaaatttatttaccatttacAAATGTTAAGTTCAAACtggaaataatacgttaaaatataaaaatatcaaaattaatagtttaagaattatttataaattatattacaataaatatttatatgtataaaatatttttaaaaaattatataaatatattatctAGTTGGTTTGGTTTAGATTTgacaaaccaaaccaattatggatAGATTTCTTTTTCTAATACCAAACTAAATCACAATTGAGTATTTGTTttccggtttgactcggattattgGTTTAGTGCAGTTTATCGATTTCTTTGTATGCCCCTCACTGCTAGAAAAAGGCTAATTTTCGATCGTCAAATCGatcgaaaattgaattttttcgaCGGATTCCCGACCGTAAAAGGTCGGTCGGGAAACACGTGACCGCAAAAAATTTACGACCGAATCAGTCAGAAATTCTTGACAGAATTGGtcataaactgaaaaataaaggaCACATTTAAGTGATTGCGACCGAATTGGTCGGTAAATTTGCGACTGATTCGGTCGCTAatcaaaataaagaaataaataaaaattaaattttctgACTTATTCGGTTGGAAATTTAAATAATCAAATCGATATTTTAATTCAATATTCCGGCCAAAACAGTCGTACATATTgagtataaattaattaaataaatttagAAATTCATAATTTGCGACCGAATCAGTCGCAATTCTGGGTAAGTTCTGGTTATATTTGTGACTGATTCGGTCACAAATTAGTCCCAAATCTGGAAATAATTTAGCAGAATTTTGCTGTATTTTTAATTACACCAGCTGCCAAATAAAATAACAAACCAAACGCCTAAAACAGCCAACCAAACACCTAACAGCCAACCAAACACCTAGTATAACAATCCAAATTAAATCCAATATTAATAACAATCCAACCGAATAGTAATATTTATAACAATCCAACCAACTAATCATACAATATTAATTATGATCAACcaattatcaaaatactaacTCAAATTCATAAATTAAACATGTCTCTAACTTCAAATCCAAAATATAACATGCACATTCAAATAGTTAATCCTAGTCAAACTCAGTCTCTTCCTCAGATTCAGACTCCATTGTAGATTGACTGccttttttgcttttcttttttagcAATTTTTGGATCAATGCGTGAGTTGCGTCTCATTCTTGTGACATTTGATCTATTTTTTGACGCATAGCTTTCATGTCTTTTGGGAAACTGATGCACCAGCGAATAATGCTGCTGGACGACTTGATGATGGCTGTACTCCAAACCCGAAGACTCGACCTTTATTTATTTTTacgagaaataaaaaaaaaaaagtaaaagaattaAGAAAACAAACACGCAACTTTCAAACTAATACCAAAATATATACTTACATAATATTTATACATTTATTCACGCCACCTGCCGTCTGTGTCCATATTGCAGTTATATCCTTCGGGGCCGGCTGAGTTCCTTCAGGCTGAGTTTGTCGCCATGCATCAAGATCATTATGATACTTATctcgaaataaaaataatacacgTTATATAAACAAAATAATCctaaaaatataatatagtgttggagttgggatcatACAAATGCCTCTGAAGCACGCGGTTCGACCCATCCTTCTCTCCCCCATTCGTCTTGTGGGTCTCCGCAAAGGCCTCAACATGAGTCACCTCTCCCCCACGTTCCTTTTCCTATAAATTAAAAAGTAGTTAGAGATAAATATGTTCAATTTACATACTTGTAAAACTAAGAATATTTTATAATGAAATTACCAATCTCAAACGAGGGGCTGCAAACTATTAGAACCTCCAGTATGCAACGCTCCACCCTTAGTAGAAGCTCTGTTTAACTTTGCCCGTtcactcttcttttttttttttatttagtgGTGTTCCACTTTTCCAAGAGCTGATTCCAGACATCTACATATTTCCACTCAGGCTTGGTGCCACCTCTCCTAGCAACATGATGTGAGTTTGTTATCCGCTTTTGTGCTCTCTTCTCGAAGTTAGCATTCACCTGATTTTTAAGTGTAGGCTACCATACGCACCTAACCTACAAAAAGAAATAAGTAATATTATACGGATAAGTATTATCAGCTCATTGAGGACTTAATTTGTTATTGTGTATGTAATACAACTCGTTCAGTCCTTTTACTTTTGTATTATTAGAATAGGCTTTTATCTTGTCGAAAAGTGGAAATGATCGATGTTATGTAACTTAAGTTCCAAGTTGCACTGCTCACCTTCTGCTGAAGGAGGGGGCCCGGGGGGAGGGGGTTAAGCAAAGGAATATCGAGAAATTAGTAAGAAATTGGCGGGTGATGAGAAAATTTTGTAGGGTGACTTTATTACGCTACAAATTATTGGACTCTTTGAGAAAAGAAACTAAAGAATATATAAATTA
Encoded proteins:
- the LOC117276051 gene encoding uncharacterized protein, with product MILEKLEDSFSDEYNKLVAYTNELKLSNPGSDVIINLSKDALEEGIRRFLRMYICFQAMKFGFKNGLRPFIGLDGTFLKGKAKGQLLVVVGQDSANHFYLLAWAIIDKETKLTWKWFLGHMQTLLDLKMGKGITFISDMQKGLIDSIQTVLPESHFRFYSVDKNLTESFNAWILQARHKPIIKMLEDIRIKVMNMINEHEAEVMTWGNEYSPKTMELYNQFMRIALKCHINGNADNGHEVT